From Camelus dromedarius isolate mCamDro1 chromosome X, mCamDro1.pat, whole genome shotgun sequence, one genomic window encodes:
- the RS1 gene encoding retinoschisin, with the protein MPHKIEGFLFLLLFGYEATLGLSSTEDEGEDPWFHRACKCDCQGGANALWSVGTTPLDCIPECPYHKPLGFESGEVTPDQITCSNLEQYVGWYSSWTANKARLNSQGFGCAWLSKFQDSNQWLQIDLKEVKVISGILTQGRCDIDEWMTKYSVQYRTDESLNWIYYKDQTGNNRVFYGNSDRTSTVQNLLRPPIISRFIRLIPLGWHVRIAIRMELLECVSKCT; encoded by the exons ATGCCACACAAGATAGAAGGCTTcttgtttttacttctctttggCTATGAAG CCACACTGGGATTATCGTCTACTGAG GATGAGGGCGAGGACCCCTGGTTCCACAGAGCGTGCAAGTGCGATTGCCAAGGAGGTGCCAATGCCCTGTGGTCTGTGGGCACCACCCCCTTAGACTGCATACCGG aatGCCCATATCATAAGCCCCTGGGTTTCGAGTCAGGAGAGGTTACACCAGACCAGATCACCTGCTCCAACCTGGAGCAGTACGTGGGCTGGTATTCCTCGTGGACCGCCAACAAGGCTCGGCTCAACAGTCAAGGCTTTGG GTGCGCCTGGCTCTCCAAGTTCCAGGACAGCAACCAGTGGTTACAGATAGATCTGAAGGAGGTCAAGGTGATTTCGGGGATCCTCACCCAGGGGCGCTGTGACATCGATGAGTGGATGACCAAGTACAGCGTGCAGTACAGGACCGATGAGAGCCTGAACTGGATTTACTATAAAGACCAGACCGGAAACAACCGG GTTTTCTATGGAAACTCAGACCGAACCTCCACAGTCCAGAACTTGCTGCGACCCCCCATCATCTCCCGATTCATCCGGCTCATCCCGCTGGGCTGGCACGTCCGCATCGCCATTCGGATGGAGTTGCTGGAGTGCGTCAGCAAGTGTACCTGA